CTTTCAGAATCGTACGCCTGTCCATATTCATGGTGTTTCCTCCCGTGTCGGCAGCAGATTTTCAGGCTGCATTCTCTGGTTGACCAGGAGAGGATCGCATTCGATCGCCGTCGTGGCGATATGCAAAGTCAGTCTATACCGGTTCGAACTCTCCCGGGCCTTGCGAGGGAACTAGTCGCATCCTTGCTGGTTGTAGGGCAACGCGGGCGTGACCCGCGATCTTCAACTGCCGACGAGAGTGTGATGTCATGCCAATAACGTCCGAAGTACGGGGATTGGGCAGACTGTGCCTCGTGGCCGGTGCTGCCCTGGCGCTGGCCGCCTGCGCCAACGATATCCCGGCGCCAACCGAACAAGTGACGCTGTCGGACAACATCATCCGGAATGCCGAGAACGCCGGCGCGGTCCAATACTCCCCCGTGGAACTCAACATGGCGCGCGAGAAGCTGGAAGCCGCCCGACGCGAGATGCAGGACGAGAACAACGCCGAGGCCCGGCGCCTCGCCGAGCAGGCCGAGGTCGATGCCCGTCTCGCCGAACTCCGCTCCCGCACCCAGACCACCAAGGACGCGGTCGCCGCGGTCCAGGCCAGCATCGACACGCTTCGGCGTGAGCTGAACGCACGGCCGACCAGTTGAGGGAGACGCGACCAATGGGAAATCACATGACCGTCATTCGCCGCCTGGCGCTGGGCGCCTCGGCCTGCGCGCTGCTGGCCGCCTGCGCGAACGCCCCGACCGAAACGTCCAGCGTCAGCCAGGCCAACTCGGCCTATCAGTCGGCCCGCAACGATCCGCAGGTGGTCAACACGGCCGCGCTTGAGCTGCAGCGCGCCGAGCAGGCCCTGCGCGAGGCCCAGGACGCGCAGTCGGCCGGCGAGGAGGTCGACGTGGTCGACCACGAGGCTTACCTGGCGTCGCGCCGGGCCGAGATCGCGACCCAGACCGCCGAGCTCAAGGCGGCGCAGCAGCAGATCGAGCAGGCGAACCAGAGCCGCGACCAGGTCCTGCTAAATGCCCGCTCCGGACAGGTCCAGAGCCTCCAACGCCAGCTTTCGGAACTGCAGGCGAAGCAGACCGAGCGCGGCATGGTCCTGACTCTGGGCGACGTGCTGTTCGAGGTCGGCAAGGCCGAGTTGCGGTCGAGCGCCCAGCGCACCATCACCGATCTCGCCGCCTTCATGCGCCAGAATCCGGAACGGTCGGTGGAAGTCACGGGCTTCACCGACAGCACCGGCAGCGTCGAGCTGAACCAGGAACTGTCCGAAAACCGCGCCGAGGCCGTTCGCCGCGCCCTCGTGGCCCAGGGCATCAACCCGCAGCGGATCGTCACGCGGGGCCTCGGCCCGGCGCTTCCGGTCGCCAGCAACAACACGTCCGGGGGACGGCAACAGAACCGCCGCGTCGAGATCACCATCTCCGACGAAAC
This Skermanella mucosa DNA region includes the following protein-coding sequences:
- a CDS encoding OmpA family protein, with product MTVIRRLALGASACALLAACANAPTETSSVSQANSAYQSARNDPQVVNTAALELQRAEQALREAQDAQSAGEEVDVVDHEAYLASRRAEIATQTAELKAAQQQIEQANQSRDQVLLNARSGQVQSLQRQLSELQAKQTERGMVLTLGDVLFEVGKAELRSSAQRTITDLAAFMRQNPERSVEVTGFTDSTGSVELNQELSENRAEAVRRALVAQGINPQRIVTRGLGPALPVASNNTSGGRQQNRRVEITISDETGSIPPRA
- a CDS encoding DUF4398 domain-containing protein, whose protein sequence is MGRLCLVAGAALALAACANDIPAPTEQVTLSDNIIRNAENAGAVQYSPVELNMAREKLEAARREMQDENNAEARRLAEQAEVDARLAELRSRTQTTKDAVAAVQASIDTLRRELNARPTS